One genomic region from Pecten maximus chromosome 5, xPecMax1.1, whole genome shotgun sequence encodes:
- the LOC117327875 gene encoding baculoviral IAP repeat-containing protein 2-like, with the protein MNGRLGNDIDLDTDHAPVRREGFDEPATTFHQRNGFDSENRNGESIPRIDNCPPSVVNAAHVLNHAPQPVNVNDTGVSFDRPKYIQYAIRVSRLKTYNKWSDSHFLKSNDLSEAGFFYSEKGDTVVCYYCGLALNSWESGDRPWTEHARWSPNCTHVLNILGPNFIKETLGCDGDVNKMQAVDDKYRNRRQHPTDLQTDSEKGAAAKKEPEFYEDMMQRPSVQSILEMNIEQVKVRDAIRILIHRKKTDEFSAVDLMQVVFDIDDGNLTNDDNDALKGEVKKSEADVAVNGPCLHEDSTKSDILKENDALRVQLTCKVCLQAPVSIVFLPCGHLSCCAECAPALKNCPICRSNIKGSVKTFLT; encoded by the exons ATGAACGGAAGACTTGGAAATGATATTGACCTTGACACCGATCATGCACCTGTACGTAGGGAAGGTTTTGATGAACCTGCAACAACCTTTCACCAAAGGAACGGATTTGACAGTGAGAATCGAAATGGAGAATcaatacccaggatagacaatTGTCCACCGTCTGTGGTGAATGCTGCCCATGTTTTAAATCATGCGCCACAGCCAGTTAATGTAAATGATACCGGTGTTTCTTTTGATCGGCCAAAATACATCCAGTATGCTATCCGTGTATCAAGACttaaaacatataataaatGGTCAGATTCACATTTTCTGAAATCAAATGACCTTTCTGAAGCGGGTTTCTTCTATTCTG AAAAAGGAGATACTGTAGTGTGCTATTATTGTGGACTAGCTTTGAATTCATGGGAATCTGGTGATAGACCATGGACAGAACACGCTCGCTGGTCTCCAAACTGTACACATGTCCTAAACATACTGGGACCTAATTTTATCAAGGAAACCCTGGGATGTGATGGAGACGTGAATAAG ATGCAGGCTGTAGATGACAAATACCGAAACAGAAGGCAGCATCCGACAGATCTACAAACAG ATTCAGAAAAAGGGGCCGCAGCCAAGAAGGAACCTGAATTCTATGAGGACATGATGCAGAGACCTTCTGTACAGAGTATATTAGAAATGAATATTGAACAAGTTAAAGTCCGAGATGCCATCCGTATTCTCATCCATAGAAAAA AAACTGACGAGTTCTCAGCAGTTGATTTGATGCAGGTAGTGTTTGATATTGATGATGGAAATTTAacaaatgatgacaatgatGCCTTAAAAGGAGAAGTCAAGAAAAGTGAGGCCGATGTTGCTGTCAATG gGCCATGTTTACATGAAGATTCCACAAAGTCTgacattttaaaagaaaatgatgCTCTCCGAGTCCAGCTGACTTGCAAGGTCTGTCTCCAGGCTCCAGTTTCAATAGTGTTTTTACCGTGTGGACATTTAAGCTGTTGTGCAGAATGTGCCCCTGCATTGAAGAATTGTCCAATTTGTCGCTCAAACATAAAAGGGAGTGTAAAAACATTTCTAACATAA